A part of bacterium genomic DNA contains:
- a CDS encoding T9SS type A sorting domain-containing protein, with the protein FNSVLEIKLFVPENSYAEVFVSDVSGRIVEKIAGKTFTKGLYSFQWVPKDVCSGVYFVVVRSDNGTKIKRALLIK; encoded by the coding sequence GTTTAATTCTGTCCTTGAGATAAAGCTATTCGTACCTGAGAATTCGTATGCAGAAGTTTTCGTCTCGGATGTTAGCGGCAGGATCGTCGAAAAAATTGCTGGAAAAACTTTCACCAAGGGTTTATATTCATTCCAGTGGGTGCCCAAAGATGTTTGCAGCGGTGTTTACTTTGTCGTTGTTAGAAGCGATAATGGAACAAAAATAAAGAGGGCACTTTTAATAAAGTAA